The genomic interval CGGGGGCAAATCGAGGCAAAACTAAGGACCCTATTAACCGCGAGAGCAAAATGTAATCTGATATAACTTCGCAAAAACTGTAACTCATTACGAAAAAAACGATCTATCCTCCGCTGCCCTGCTTCCAGGGCAGTTGTTCAGAGGTTCCTCAAGGGTGACGGGTATGTCAAATTTTCCTCGGTGCGATTTTATTTGCGCGCCGTCAGCCGCGCCCGGCCGATCAATTGCCCGCCCTCGGTTTCGACATCGAGGCGCAGTTTCGCCCGGGCTTCGAGGTTGTCGAAGACGTAGGTGGTCCACAGCCGAAAGCCTTGCTCGCGTCCACCGGTCACTTCGATCAACGGCGAGTCCCAAACCAGCAAACCGTTCTTGTGCCAACGGTGGCGCACGCGCTCACGCAACCCCAAGGGCGCCTTGATCGCCGTTAAAGCGTAAACCTGCCGCTTGCGTCCCGCTTCGATCTTTCCGATGGGCGGCGTCAGACGCATCTCGGCGCGCTCATAGCCCGCGCCAAATTCGGCGCTGACCAAACGCAGCGGCGCCGGCGGAATGTAGGAGCGGCCGATCTCGACGAAAAACAACATGACCATCGCCGCGAGCGCCGCGCATGAATAACGCCAACGTTTCGAGTTGGGAAACAGATCGAGCAAACTGATCAAGCCCAAAGCGGCAAGCAACGCGCCCAGGCGCGCCGTCCAAGTGTTACTGACGCTGAGCAGTACCGGCAGCATAACGTTGACCAGGGCAAAAAGATTGAAAGCGAAGAACAGCGCGGTCAAGATCCGACTCGCCGACAGATGGCGGTCGTAAACCACGTCGAGGGTCGAGAGCAGTGCCGAGACCGCCAACGCGACAACGAAAATAAAATTCCGCGAGCCGAAGGTCGAGCTGGCGTAGTAAATCGGCAGCACGAAGAACAGCGCCTGCTGGTAAAGATTTTTATTGAAGTAGTTGACCACCAGCCGCAGCCGCGGCGCCCAGCGCTCCGGCAGCCACGGCTGGCGCAAAAGTTTCGGCAGAAACAAACTCGACAGCCAAATAAAGCTCACGTGCAGCACGGTCACGCGCAGATAATTATGATTGCGCGCGCCGAGCCACATGATGGCGATGCCCAAGAGCAGCGCATAACCGCTATGCAGCCACCAAAGTTTTTCTTTGTGGCGCTGAAACCAAGCTCCAAGTGAAGTTTTTGCGACGACTGTGGGATTTTCGCTGACGCTGGGAGAGTCCGGCATGTTGAAAAAGTAAGGAGTCAGGAGTGAGGAGTCAGGAGTGTCCGGACCTTTCTTTCACCTTACTCCTTACTACTCACTCCTTACTTCTTTCGAAGTCTACGGATACAGTTCTTTCAGAAGACCGCTCTTATCGAGCGTGTCGAGAAAACGCATGTCGACGAACTGTTCCGGCTTCGCCGTCTTGGCCGCGGGAACGGTCTTGGCCAGATCTTCCAGCACGTTGACCACGCCGGCCATGTTGATCGCCGGAGTTTTTTCCAACACCTTGGTCATGTAGAAATCGTAAGCTTTCTGCAGCACGACTTGATCGGTGATCTTGGTGTATTTAGCCAGCGACTTATAGGTGAACTCGCGGTCGGTACGGGCGCGATGAATGCCGCGCGTGTAGGCGCGCATGAAGCGGTTGATCACATCCGGCTTGCTGCGAATGATCGAGCCCACCGCCACCAGCGCCGGATTGGGAAAAGCGTAATCCATGTCGGTGATGCTGATCAGTTCCTTGAAGCCGGCTTTGTCGATGGCGAACTGCGTCGGCGGCGACACCACGCCGCCTTCGATGGAACCGCCCTGCAAACCGGCCGCCACCGTGGCCATGAAGCCCAACTGAATCAGCGTCAGGTCTTTGTCTGGATTGATGTTGAACTTACGCAGCGCGTAGCGCACCGAAATATCCGGTGCTGAACCATAGCGGGTGATACCGATCTTCTTGCCCTTGAGCGACTCGACGGTTTTAAACTCCGGCCGGACGTAGAGCGAGAAGACCATTTTGTTGCCCGAGTTGCCGATGATTTTCAGATCGGCGCCCGACAGCGCGGCGGCGATCGCCGAGCTGCCGTTGAGCGAGCCGATATCGATTTCACCGGCGACGGTAACCTGCGCCAACTGCGTGCCGCTGGGAATCAAAATAATATCGTCGGCCAAACCTTCCTTGGCGAAATATCCAGCATCGTGCGCCACCCAGATCGGCGTGTAAGCGCCGCTGATGGAGCTGTAACCGATACGAATGCGGTCGGCGGCCGGCGCCGATTGCGCGACCAAAAGCAAAACCAAGATTGCCAAAACAATTCGCCTCATGTGAGTCCCTTCCATTTAAGTCGCGAAGCCGTATCGCCACCTACTATTCCAGGAATCCAAGAATCTTCAAGTAGCAGGGCGCGATTCATCGCGCCCTGCCCGCTCACGGATTCGGATATTCCTCCCGCAAAGGCGCTAAGGCGCAAAGTTAGGACAATCGGATTAAATTTCTTTCTTCCGAACTTGGCGTCTTTGCGCCTTTGCGAGAGATCTTCCGGTTTTCGGCTGCGGCTTTGCCGCCTCATCGCATTGACGCAATTCGCCGCTTCGTAATATGGTGAACGCGATTCAAAGGAGATCAACATGTCCAATCGCATGATCGTCATCGGCATCGGCCCCATCGGCGGCATCATCGGCGGCCGGCTCGCCCGCGCCGGCCACGACATCACGTTTGTCGACATCGACAAAGAACATATCGCCGCGATCCGTGAGCGCGGCTTGCAAGTCGACGTCCCCGACGGGCCGTTCAACGTCAAAATCAAGACTGCCTTCCCAAATGAAATAGAAGGCAAGTTCGACATCGGCTGCATCGCCGTGCGCTCCAACTACACGCCCGATGCGTTGAACACGGTGATGCCGCATCTCGCTGATAACGGCTTGCTGGTGTCGATGCAGAACGGTATCAATCCGCCGCTGCTTCAAGAAAAAGTCGGCGCCGACCGAACGGTAGGAATGGCGATTCGCATGGGCTGCTTTAAAGTCGCCCCCGGCCATCTCCGCACCGCCATCCGCGGCCACCTTTATCTCGGCCACCTGCACGGCCGAACCACGCCGCGACTAGAAAACCTGCAACAAATTCTCAACCCCGTGATGGAAACGGAAATCTCCGACAACATCCTCGGCGTGCTCTGGAGCAAACTCACCTATACTTGTCTTGGCTACTACGGCTCGCTTGCCGACGCGTCGTTAGTAACAACTTGCACGACGGAAGCGCAGCGCCGCGCCATGGCCGACTTCTTCGGCGAAGTCGTCGCCGTCGGCGAAGCGAAAGGCGTACGTTGGATCAAGCTCGCCGAATACAACCCGCCCGACTTCCACC from Deltaproteobacteria bacterium carries:
- a CDS encoding DUF2914 domain-containing protein, which encodes MPDSPSVSENPTVVAKTSLGAWFQRHKEKLWWLHSGYALLLGIAIMWLGARNHNYLRVTVLHVSFIWLSSLFLPKLLRQPWLPERWAPRLRLVVNYFNKNLYQQALFFVLPIYYASSTFGSRNFIFVVALAVSALLSTLDVVYDRHLSASRILTALFFAFNLFALVNVMLPVLLSVSNTWTARLGALLAALGLISLLDLFPNSKRWRYSCAALAAMVMLFFVEIGRSYIPPAPLRLVSAEFGAGYERAEMRLTPPIGKIEAGRKRQVYALTAIKAPLGLRERVRHRWHKNGLLVWDSPLIEVTGGREQGFRLWTTYVFDNLEARAKLRLDVETEGGQLIGRARLTARK